The sequence CTGATGGCTGATGCTGCCAGATCCGAAGTAGCTTCATCTTCTGCGGTTGCAATACGTCTTTCTTTAATACCAGTACGCTGTTTGATCCATTCGTCGGAAGTATCTACGATTGTCGATAAAAACTCATTTGTCAAAATATTCGATGGTACATAGCCTCCTAGTGCGCTGATGGTAGCTCTGATATCCTTTCTCATTTACATTAAATCTATCACAGAAAATTGGGATGCGAAGGTAACTCAAAGTAAGAGCAGTTGAACTTTTTTTTCGCCAAATTTAGTTGGGATATGACAAACTCATTGATTTTAAGTATTTATATATATAATATATCATCTAAAACCGTTCAATATCGAAATATTGCGATACGGGAGTAACAAGTCAGGTATGTCTACCAAATATGGCAAAAGCCATCTCCCGGATTGCCATTTTGCAGTACCTGCCTGCCATAAAGTAGTGTACCTTATGATTATCCATTATTTTCGCTTTTGCATAAAACTGGCTTTACAAATGGATAACTATATCATAACAACCCCAGGAATGGCGACTTAACAACCTGGTTTGAATAAAAAGAGGGTGTATCTAACTTTGATACACCCTCTTTTATTCGGATACCTGATGGAGTCAGATTCCATTTTATGCGATTCCCAGGAGTTTCATTTATTTATAATCCCCCCTCCTATTCTAATTACCATGGACAATTAGCCGGCGCCGGATAATATTCCTCACTGAAATATTGCCCTGTCGGACCATCCTGCCCTATCAACGCATATTTAGCAATCCTTTGCCCTGCTTCTTCAGGTGTACTGGTACCCTGATGCCCCGTAAAATCAGTTTGCGTATACCCCGGACAAACAGCATTCACTTTAAACGCAGTATCCCGCAACTCATACGCCAGATTCACCGTGTACATATTCAACGCTGACTTGGAAGACTGGTATACTACATATCGCTTAGGATAATTTCTATTGTAAATATCCGCTGCTGCAGAAAGCGAAGCCATAGCCGTGCTTACATTTACAATACGAGGCTCGGGGGAGTTTTTTAATAAATCAATGAAAGCCTGTGTCACCCTTACTACACCAAATACATTGGTATCATATACTTTCTGATACTGATCCGCTGCCGTCTCTAATGCAGATTGCGCTGATACACCGGAAATACCAGCATTGTTGACCAGTACATCTAAAGCA is a genomic window of Chitinophaga sp. LS1 containing:
- a CDS encoding SDR family oxidoreductase; this encodes MKSALITGANKGIGFEVAKILAQKGFFVYLGSRDPENGQAAVEKLKAEGLTNVSAIQLDVTSQASVDAARKAIGALDVLVNNAGISGVSAQSALETAADQYQKVYDTNVFGVVRVTQAFIDLLKNSPEPRIVNVSTAMASLSAAADIYNRNYPKRYVVYQSSKSALNMYTVNLAYELRDTAFKVNAVCPGYTQTDFTGHQGTSTPEEAGQRIAKYALIGQDGPTGQYFSEEYYPAPANCPW